The following are from one region of the Penaeus chinensis breed Huanghai No. 1 chromosome 32, ASM1920278v2, whole genome shotgun sequence genome:
- the LOC125042446 gene encoding mucin-12-like, translating into MYQTPTSQSQHITIGDQEKSQKVSMKGSMVLKKEAFGLPLNKGSVTIVPTIVNAPRPRMQQPSVRGGARRGRPPMAMQYATGNIITKGQMPVRIIKKPVNVSGRGGKAFQTIAMPAASGGTTPQALLNKSVVITPASKANTSTAKAVRNIKLNPKVTVTPTTKVSAALPGFSGTGTVAGNTLPSTSGMTKVTKRTTMSQLASLHRNEKLRRASEAKKEQMKEASALMNIENAVKSSDEGMEEEEETKMENTDVCEDKEKDGKDDENVEEADTPVNLMSKKDETGDGDLGETGEGDGSTEVGPRGVTNVGMDLSLGMSSALQQATASSGETHPSSGAGNQQSDPSLTGMSHTADNSDLDAKFDSSNNSADLDSSDEISANLASDHGSPSVQSNEVVLGTPSKSAVGFGMRDLAKPLSGSLSTSLESRTGIVKPQVQQTPNKPTASLTPLQSMSNLLPPDGPGPPGTPNTSHNSSNMSHLSSFSSQQAFHSSQPLFQPFLQQPQQQQQSHNVAQVAPHVHQAGPSPSNTYTTTQSSFLPSTTHALYSSSGGTYGTGTMSGVGSTSTTQQSSSSSTFPTMSESSQHPQQQQQQQQQQSQQIQQSQQSSLSSSLTHTGSGLVPTSRSSGLGGADSPLSLSHLLNSQVFDSVPEDLSSPHSHASALDYLNYTLSTGTSAFRRPDYQATLSPDLQSLINSATTQQPLATALPSAAHVASNPSVTSPSPFPTYQPPTYPQYAPSYRAGTSVSASPYAAYAGQYPPYPTQYPPGLAPHAGAAAQPPTMSQYGALHTPPNPYQTYPAPPTPGRSPYSSSLGGFSHGPYPPM; encoded by the exons agGAAGCATTTGGCTTGCCACTAAACAAAGGAAGTGTTACTATTGTGCCAACAATTGTAAATGCACCAAGGCCACGCATGCAGCAGCCAAGTGTAAGAGGTGGCGCCAGGAGAGGACGTCCCCCAATGGCAATGCAATATGCTACTGGTAATATCATAACAAAAGGTCAAATGCCAGTCCGAATTATCAAGAAACCAGTTAATGTCAGTGGACGGGGTGGTAAGGCTTTCCAAACAATTGCTATGCCAGCAGCTTCAGGAGGAACCACACCACAAGCTCTCCTCAACAAGAGTGTTGTTATTACTCCAGCATCAAAAGCTAACACATCTACAGCTAAGGCAGTGCGTAATATTAAACTAAATCCAAAGGTTacagtcacaccaacaacaaaagtaaGTGCAGCTTTGCCAGGTTTTAGTGGCACTGGTACTGTGGCTGGTAATACTTTACCAAGTACTAGTGGTATGACCAAGGTAACCAAGAGAACAACCATGTCACAACTAGCAAGCCTACATAGAAATGAAAAATTACGGAGAGCAAGTGAAGCAAAGAAGGAACAGATGAAGGAAGCATCAGCTCTAATGAACATTGAAAATGCAGTCAAATCATCAgatgaaggaatggaagaggaagaggaaacaaaaatggaaaacacAGATGTTtgtgaggataaggagaaggatggtaaggatgatgaaaatgttgaAGAAGCAGATACTCCTGTTAACTTAATGAGTAAGAAGGATGAGACTGGTGATGGGGATTTAGGGGAAACTGGGGAAGGAGATGGTTCTACTGAAGTTGGACCACGAGGAGTTACTAATGTTGGCATGGACCTCAGTCTTGGAATGAGTTCAGCTTTACAGCAGGCAACAGCATCATCAGGGGAGACACACCCCTCTTCAGGAGCAGGGAACCAACAGTCAGACCCATCACTAACTGGAATGTCCCATACAGCAGATAATTCTGACCTTGATGCAAAATTTGACTCTTCCAACAATTCTGCTGATTTAGACTCATCAGATGAAATATCAGCAAACCTAGCCAGTGATCATGGTTCACCCTCAGTACAGTCAAATGAAGTAGTTTTAGGAACCCCTTCCAAATCAGCAGTTGGTTTTGGAATGCGAGATCTGGCTAAACCTCTCTCTGGATCTCTTTCAACCAGCCTGGAAAGCCGAACAGGTATTGTGAAGCCACAAGTACAACAAACACCAAATAAACCCACAGCTAGCTTGACTCCTCTGCAGTCTATGAGCAACTTACTCCCACCAGATGGTCCTGGACCCCCTGGAACTCCAAACACAAGTCATAATTCATCAAATATGTCTcatttgtcttcattttcttctcagcAAGCCTTCCATTCTTCTCAACCACTCTTCCAACCATTTTTACAACAgccacaacagcaacagcagtcaca TAATGTTGCTCAAGTGGCACCACATGTCCATCAAGCAGGCCCATCACcctcaaacacatatacaacaaCACAATCTTCTTTCTTGCCCTCAACTACACATGCCCTATACAGTAGTAGTGGAGGGACATATGGAACAGGTACAATGTCTGGAGTTGGTAGTACTTCAACTACCCAGCAAAGCAGCAGTTCCAGTACCTTTCCAACCATGTCAGAGAGTTCACAGCACcctcagcagcaacagcagcaacagcaacagcagtcgCAGCAAATTCAGCAGTCACAACAGAGTTCTCTAAGTTCATCCTTAACTCATACAGGAAGTGGTTTAGTTCCAACTTCACGTAGCAGTGGTCTTGGAGGAGCTGACAGTCCCTTAAGTTTGTCCCACTTGCTAAATTCTCAAGTTTTTGATTCTGTGCCAGAAGATCTAAGCTCCCCTCATAGCCATGCTTCTGCACTGGACTACCTCAATTATACATTGTCAACAGGCACTAGTGCCTTCCGTCGGCCGGATTACCAAGCCACTCTTAGCCCAGATTTGCAGTCTTTGATCAATTCTGCAACAACTCAGCAACCACTCGCTACAGCTCTGCCTAGTGCAGCCCATGTGGCTTCTAACCCTTCTGtaacttctccatctcccttcccaacTTATCAACCACCTACCTATCCACAGTATGCTCCATCTTACCGTGCAGGAACTTCAGTGTCAGCCAGCCCTTATGCTGCTTATGCTGGGCAGTATCCTCCATATCCAACTCAGTACCCTCCTGGTTTAGCACCCCATGCTGGAGCTGCTGCCCAACCTCCAACCATGAGTCAGTATGGGGCTCTCCATACCCCGCCTAATCCCTACCAAACATACCCAGCACCTCCAACACCTGGCAGATCACCGTACTCCTCTAGCTTAGGAGGCTTCAGTCATGGGCCCTATCCCCCAATGTGA